The uncultured Fretibacterium sp. genome has a window encoding:
- a CDS encoding GTP-binding protein: MPFDSEKIRNLAIVAHIDHGKTTLIDSIFKAAQTFSERTQMAERVMDS; encoded by the coding sequence GACTCGGAAAAAATACGCAATCTCGCGATCGTGGCGCACATCGACCACGGCAAGACGACCCTCATCGACTCCATCTTCAAGGCGGCGCAGACCTTCAGCGAGCGCACCCAGATGGCCGAGCGGGTGATGGACTCC